Proteins encoded by one window of Cyclobacteriaceae bacterium:
- a CDS encoding VWA domain-containing protein, which yields MKTLRILSVLICFVISSQAQTLSDVQQKAINNYITMANQLSADVGAIGTSLLQSYRQMQEWRGKSGRPIVPYTCVCRDKSYYVTEAEKTAPALGSGGTMIISKAKAVHSAYQKIDETCKGIEIYYRLKDYESDGFKKLDEMIKTMQTQVATYHNLINDFRKESEKLVSALQPFNASSSYHKAERLMRDQLRYELNLLEAMTFNVNEGTHTGWPVEVAEKHILENVKRLETLNQSIAGLQYPASSMYKSFVESIASLQQSKRHGVDDYTYENQQSDRHSNEVYKNLINYFNNAGVSFYNNFINMSVQNGYRGIHFVNFCPVFTVKTETKKIDISVAPFADKPAVDITVKPVATSISSAVFSSLSNYVEFINEGMRQINNLMNPIHNLNSSASTGRSRLRNTGRMNLEYYNKSFALPVTLYQQTISQTKTLPAAYQKPLTEQAEVLYAILTELNQWNNALLAHSETKQLTKDSMEYVYGVVQRFKTLSEVFDEKKEKLYTDVRSIFESYKQADAKNSWQLSGNALRALLDENYAVLKKSKQFLQGDSTVSLNTTTIEQGARNLIVNEFTNLAGIQKLGRNNGNCPYTPYEGFAESTNHFAEAVQKAKPGKVTSSYHRHPYNDLIYRYNQILVRDYNKFAELAKVPLLQAVIQVELFEVVPPREVAVSKPVTQPIAQKEDVPKTGESLSGTKQNQKPSEAKQVSGSVIHDTVRITDVIRIETIRQDTVYVSRVDTVYVGLPGENLMSMEGYATNNMVLLLDVSGSMNNPDKLPLLKKSILLLMKMMRPEDQVSIITYSGKAKIELPPTSFKEEEKITRVIERLKSEGKTDGNAGIKLAYQTADKNYIRGGNNRIILATDGEFPIGSPTYDLVKKFAGEDIFITVFNFGKTTLSAKNLQQLAELGKGNYEYITRENVDMKLIREAKAKRKK from the coding sequence ATGAAAACCCTCCGGATACTTTCTGTCCTTATTTGCTTTGTCATTTCATCGCAGGCGCAAACGCTTTCAGATGTGCAACAAAAAGCAATTAACAATTACATCACAATGGCCAACCAGCTTTCTGCTGATGTTGGAGCCATCGGTACTTCGCTGTTACAGTCGTATCGGCAGATGCAGGAGTGGAGAGGCAAATCGGGCAGACCGATTGTACCCTATACGTGTGTGTGTCGCGATAAGAGTTATTATGTAACCGAAGCAGAAAAAACTGCGCCTGCATTAGGAAGTGGAGGAACAATGATTATCTCCAAAGCAAAAGCAGTGCATAGTGCCTATCAGAAAATTGATGAAACCTGTAAAGGCATTGAAATTTATTACCGCTTGAAGGATTATGAGTCGGATGGTTTTAAGAAGCTTGACGAGATGATCAAGACCATGCAAACACAAGTAGCCACGTATCATAACCTGATCAATGATTTTCGTAAGGAAAGTGAAAAGCTGGTGTCTGCGCTACAACCCTTCAATGCTTCATCATCGTACCATAAGGCTGAACGACTCATGCGTGATCAGCTCAGGTATGAATTGAATTTGCTTGAAGCAATGACATTTAATGTGAACGAGGGCACGCATACCGGCTGGCCAGTTGAGGTGGCAGAGAAACATATTCTGGAAAATGTTAAGCGGCTTGAAACGCTGAATCAGTCTATTGCAGGTTTACAATACCCTGCCTCATCCATGTACAAGTCGTTTGTTGAATCAATTGCATCCTTGCAGCAAAGTAAACGGCATGGGGTGGATGATTACACGTATGAGAATCAACAATCCGACCGGCATAGCAATGAGGTGTATAAAAACCTGATCAACTACTTTAATAATGCCGGAGTTTCATTCTATAACAACTTCATAAACATGTCGGTACAGAATGGATACCGCGGAATTCATTTTGTAAACTTTTGCCCGGTTTTCACAGTAAAAACTGAAACAAAAAAAATCGACATCAGTGTAGCTCCGTTTGCGGATAAACCTGCTGTTGATATTACAGTGAAACCGGTGGCCACATCAATCAGTTCTGCTGTTTTTTCAAGTCTTTCAAATTATGTGGAGTTCATCAACGAAGGCATGCGGCAAATCAATAACCTGATGAACCCGATCCACAATTTAAACAGCTCCGCCTCAACGGGCAGAAGCCGGTTACGCAATACGGGCAGGATGAATCTTGAATATTACAATAAGAGTTTTGCGCTGCCGGTAACGTTGTACCAACAAACCATCAGTCAGACTAAAACGTTACCTGCGGCTTATCAAAAGCCACTGACGGAACAGGCTGAGGTGCTCTATGCTATTCTTACCGAATTGAATCAATGGAACAATGCCTTGCTGGCTCATTCGGAGACCAAGCAACTGACAAAGGACAGTATGGAATACGTATATGGTGTGGTTCAACGGTTTAAAACTTTGTCGGAAGTATTTGACGAGAAGAAAGAGAAACTTTACACCGATGTCCGCTCAATTTTCGAATCGTACAAACAAGCTGATGCAAAAAATTCATGGCAGCTTTCGGGTAATGCCTTGCGTGCACTCCTGGATGAGAATTATGCTGTGCTGAAAAAATCCAAACAGTTTTTACAAGGTGATTCAACCGTATCACTCAACACCACAACTATTGAGCAGGGAGCACGAAACCTGATTGTAAATGAGTTTACGAACCTGGCGGGTATTCAGAAATTGGGACGAAACAATGGGAATTGTCCGTATACGCCTTATGAAGGCTTTGCAGAATCCACCAATCATTTTGCTGAGGCAGTTCAAAAAGCAAAGCCGGGTAAGGTGACATCTTCGTATCATCGGCATCCGTACAACGACCTTATTTACCGGTATAACCAGATCCTTGTTCGGGATTACAACAAGTTTGCTGAACTGGCAAAGGTGCCTCTTCTCCAGGCTGTCATTCAGGTTGAGCTGTTTGAGGTTGTTCCGCCTCGCGAGGTAGCGGTTTCTAAACCGGTTACGCAACCTATAGCACAAAAAGAGGATGTTCCTAAAACCGGGGAGTCATTGTCGGGCACAAAGCAAAATCAAAAACCATCAGAAGCGAAACAAGTTTCCGGTAGTGTGATTCACGACACCGTTCGTATTACCGATGTCATCCGCATTGAAACTATCCGACAGGATACCGTTTATGTTTCTCGCGTGGATACGGTATACGTAGGCTTGCCTGGTGAAAACCTGATGTCGATGGAGGGGTATGCCACGAATAATATGGTGTTGCTGTTGGATGTATCCGGTTCTATGAATAACCCGGACAAGTTGCCGCTGCTAAAGAAATCCATTTTGTTGTTAATGAAAATGATGCGTCCTGAAGATCAGGTGTCCATTATTACCTATTCAGGAAAAGCAAAAATTGAATTACCGCCTACATCGTTTAAAGAGGAGGAAAAAATTACCAGGGTGATTGAACGATTGAAGTCGGAAGGAAAGACAGACGGCAATGCGGGTATCAAACTTGCTTACCAGACAGCTGACAAGAATTACATTCGGGGCGGCAACAACAGAATAATTTTGGCCACCGATGGAGAGTTTCCGATTGGCTCACCAACCTATGACCTGGTGAAGAAATTTGCGGGTGAAGATATTTTTATAACAGTTTTCAATTTTGGTAAGACCACACTATCAGCTAAAAATCTGCAGCAATTGGCTGAACTGGGCAAAGGAAACTACGAGTACATCACCCGCGAGAATGTGGATATGAAATTGATTCGGGAAGCAAAGGCAAAGCGGAAGAAGTAG
- a CDS encoding DUF2007 domain-containing protein gives MEPEKQERIIVYRSFQNSMDGNLAKAKLDAYGIPCFLTEENLANLYPIQNPRFSVRLHIFEKDYEQAHEVLSETVPLEDDQLTRCPRCRSTHVEMEYTQKLSSRFISILVTFFLAVFPLRKVYRCQDCHYEF, from the coding sequence ATGGAACCCGAAAAACAGGAGCGCATTATTGTTTACAGAAGCTTTCAAAACAGCATGGATGGAAACTTAGCCAAAGCCAAGCTGGATGCATATGGCATTCCGTGTTTCCTTACGGAAGAAAACCTGGCCAATCTTTACCCGATTCAAAATCCGCGTTTCAGCGTACGCCTGCATATTTTTGAAAAGGATTATGAACAAGCACATGAGGTGCTGAGTGAAACGGTTCCGCTGGAAGACGATCAGTTAACGCGCTGTCCGAGATGCCGGTCAACCCATGTTGAGATGGAATACACACAAAAGCTCAGTTCGCGGTTCATCTCAATCTTGGTAACATTCTTTCTTGCCGTGTTTCCGCTTCGAAAAGTTTACCGGTGCCAGGATTGCCATTATGAATTTTAA
- a CDS encoding TIGR00725 family protein — protein MKSKTIIGVMGPGENASPEENELAYELGEAIAKQGWVLLTGGREFGVMHAAMKGASDNNGLTIGVLPADSTRGSSPYAQLKIVTGMGSARNNITVLSSHVIVVLGMAAGTASEVALAIKANKKVILLSQDELTVMFFKKIGTYRVTPVNTVKDAINLIRDYVSLNQIR, from the coding sequence ATGAAATCAAAAACAATTATTGGTGTAATGGGGCCGGGTGAAAATGCGTCACCGGAAGAAAATGAACTGGCCTACGAACTGGGTGAAGCCATTGCCAAGCAAGGTTGGGTGTTGTTAACCGGGGGCCGTGAGTTTGGTGTGATGCATGCAGCCATGAAAGGCGCAAGCGATAACAACGGGTTAACCATTGGGGTGTTGCCGGCCGACTCAACCCGGGGCTCCTCCCCTTATGCACAACTTAAAATTGTTACCGGCATGGGCAGTGCACGTAACAACATTACGGTGCTGAGCAGTCACGTAATTGTAGTATTGGGTATGGCAGCCGGAACAGCTTCAGAAGTTGCATTGGCGATTAAAGCCAATAAAAAAGTAATTCTACTTTCGCAGGATGAACTTACGGTTATGTTTTTCAAAAAAATCGGAACCTATCGCGTTACGCCAGTAAACACGGTAAAAGATGCCATTAACCTGATTCGGGATTATGTGAGTCTGAACCAGATCCGGTAA
- a CDS encoding DUF1330 domain-containing protein: MPAYVIVDVNITDPVRYEDYKKLTPGIVGSYGGKFIVRGGPTEVLEGDWKPGRVVVLEFPDMEKAKAWYYSSEYTEAKKIRFEASTGKMILVEGF, translated from the coding sequence ATGCCTGCTTACGTTATTGTTGATGTTAACATTACCGACCCTGTGCGGTACGAAGACTATAAAAAACTAACCCCTGGAATTGTGGGTTCATACGGTGGAAAATTTATAGTGCGCGGTGGCCCTACCGAAGTGCTGGAAGGAGATTGGAAACCCGGAAGGGTTGTAGTGTTGGAATTTCCTGATATGGAGAAAGCCAAGGCCTGGTACTATTCATCGGAATACACCGAAGCGAAAAAGATCAGGTTTGAGGCTTCAACCGGAAAGATGATTTTGGTAGAAGGGTTTTAA
- a CDS encoding TlpA disulfide reductase family protein: MRVKNFLLPVFAALLLSACKKEPIVTKIRSEVLNIEPGTEIKLTYLSDAMGYESKEPIVTATTDSLGHFQMEATIDKPGYYSLSGVYVRLYLKPGFDFTIKGDYKNKDTSLAFEGNGADYQQTMLHLNKSMFVPFRDLVMREPAAFEDTLKLIFSKATNFLDSSSLQITDELFLNSQRAFLQAKKSEWYSYYPSNYKYYAGKEPEYTPDSLKTYWSVFEQHATAGMLHPDYRSAANVYFSDLNYLTEKAYQKKENLEQIPDSVSHQLEKETLGKITNLELRELAYATHVYNHIQFSGIDNLGDRFDWFKSTFPESAYTPRLQQAYNKWLKLAKGNPAPDYTGLTPDSISRSLADYKGKVVYVDVWATWCGPCRAEFPNSKILKNEYKDEEDLVFMYVSIDSDKPAWKKYLTNDPEFTGEHLFVDGAWNSEICKAYNIMAIPRYLLIDKDGKIADSNAPRPSSGEVIRNAINALL, from the coding sequence ATGCGCGTTAAAAATTTCCTACTTCCTGTATTTGCTGCGTTGTTGTTATCCGCATGCAAAAAGGAGCCTATTGTAACTAAAATTCGTTCTGAGGTTTTGAATATTGAACCTGGAACGGAGATAAAGCTCACGTATTTAAGTGATGCAATGGGATATGAAAGTAAAGAACCCATCGTAACAGCCACAACCGATTCTCTTGGTCATTTTCAGATGGAAGCAACAATCGACAAGCCCGGATACTATTCATTGTCGGGTGTTTATGTTAGACTTTACCTGAAGCCTGGTTTTGATTTTACAATAAAGGGAGATTATAAGAACAAGGATACATCGCTTGCTTTTGAAGGAAACGGAGCAGACTATCAACAGACAATGTTGCATTTGAATAAATCAATGTTTGTTCCATTCAGAGACCTGGTTATGCGCGAACCGGCAGCTTTTGAGGATACATTGAAATTGATTTTCAGTAAGGCAACAAATTTTCTTGACTCATCTAGTCTGCAAATAACTGATGAGCTTTTTTTGAATAGTCAGAGAGCTTTTTTACAAGCTAAAAAATCGGAGTGGTATTCCTATTATCCAAGTAACTATAAGTATTATGCTGGAAAGGAACCGGAGTATACGCCCGATAGCTTAAAAACGTACTGGTCAGTTTTTGAACAACACGCAACCGCAGGCATGCTTCATCCGGATTACCGAAGCGCGGCTAATGTATATTTTAGTGATTTAAATTACCTCACTGAAAAGGCTTACCAAAAGAAGGAGAATCTGGAACAGATACCTGATTCGGTATCGCATCAATTGGAAAAGGAAACACTTGGAAAAATTACCAATTTAGAATTGCGCGAGTTAGCTTATGCAACGCATGTTTATAATCACATTCAGTTTTCGGGTATTGATAATCTAGGTGATCGTTTTGATTGGTTTAAGAGTACATTTCCCGAATCTGCATATACCCCAAGATTACAGCAAGCCTACAACAAATGGCTGAAACTTGCGAAGGGGAACCCGGCACCCGACTATACAGGATTAACACCCGATAGCATCTCACGTTCATTGGCTGACTACAAGGGAAAAGTCGTGTACGTTGATGTGTGGGCTACCTGGTGCGGGCCGTGTCGGGCTGAGTTTCCGAATTCGAAGATTTTAAAAAATGAATACAAAGACGAGGAGGATTTGGTGTTTATGTATGTTTCGATTGATTCGGATAAACCTGCATGGAAAAAATACCTGACAAATGATCCGGAGTTTACCGGAGAGCACTTGTTTGTTGACGGGGCTTGGAATTCAGAAATTTGCAAGGCCTATAATATAATGGCAATACCACGCTACCTGCTTATTGATAAGGACGGAAAGATTGCAGATTCAAATGCTCCGCGTCCTTCATCTGGCGAGGTTATTCGCAATGCCATTAATGCGCTTTTATAA
- a CDS encoding DinB family protein gives MTQTQQETRTVITGEQLLKHWQGHRALTRRVIEAFPEKELFTHSIGGMRTCAALVQELLAIAVPGLRQIALGSTEELKEHLELNNSKAKLLQLWDEATPEINRLWALIPEEKFQQSIVTFGQYEGTVWSSVFYFIDNEIHHRAQAYVYLRSLGIEPPAFWER, from the coding sequence ATGACACAAACACAGCAGGAAACGAGAACCGTAATCACAGGTGAGCAATTATTGAAACATTGGCAAGGACATCGCGCCCTCACAAGAAGGGTAATTGAAGCCTTTCCGGAGAAGGAACTGTTCACCCATTCTATTGGCGGTATGCGCACGTGTGCAGCACTTGTTCAGGAGTTGCTGGCTATTGCGGTACCCGGCTTACGCCAGATTGCGCTGGGATCAACAGAGGAATTGAAGGAACATCTTGAGTTGAACAACAGCAAAGCAAAACTTTTGCAACTCTGGGATGAGGCAACACCGGAGATCAACCGGTTGTGGGCATTAATTCCGGAAGAGAAGTTTCAACAATCCATTGTTACATTCGGACAATACGAGGGCACCGTATGGTCGTCTGTTTTCTATTTTATTGATAACGAAATTCATCACCGGGCGCAGGCGTATGTGTATTTACGTTCGCTCGGCATTGAGCCGCCTGCTTTTTGGGAGCGTTAG
- a CDS encoding OmpA family protein — protein MYRLLFIILFSAFTLLSSAQEFAPRYEMVKLNKEVNSFYHDAAPIISIDGTKLYFFVHNHPENTFGKTGSDDIWMSTIKEDGTWGAPVHLNNPFNIHRSNQVFTALPDGSLFIKGGRQKDTKGFSIVTGGSLAEIEVPGFKEMNKGRFYGASMSSDKKHMIIFLGEMTNSTRSNLYVSNLGADGKWSRPVKLNISTRDDDFGPFIGPDDKTLYFASDRNVPGKFGKSDIYKTTRLDDSWQKWSEPVNMGSPINTAAGEMYFCIDKTGNVFMSRSVIGGDGGTLDLWKLVPRDITVKVVGTIYNEKTQQPIDANVQVKPAGSEVIQLHAQADGKFETNIPEVSGVSVSASRAEFLPKDISIPLPDQLGNDTTLYVDLYLTPIAKKLLLTGTVYDNKTMKPVSANLQIQLKEDRRVNFSMRAGNGKYEQEIKRTGWYMYVATAEGYVNATDSVEVISEEITPVIKDIILQPIEVGLTVRLKNIYFDFDKTTLKSESFVELNKVVDFLKQNASISIQIEGHTDSKGSDDYNLNLSQGRSQSVVDYLISQGIDASRLSAQGFGESTPIDTNDTDAGRANNRRVEFRVVKM, from the coding sequence ATGTATCGCTTACTTTTCATTATTCTATTCTCCGCATTCACGCTTCTATCATCTGCGCAGGAGTTTGCACCGCGCTATGAAATGGTTAAGCTAAATAAGGAGGTGAATTCCTTCTATCATGATGCGGCACCTATCATTTCCATCGATGGCACCAAGCTGTATTTTTTTGTGCACAATCACCCTGAAAACACATTTGGAAAAACAGGTAGTGATGACATCTGGATGTCGACCATTAAAGAAGATGGAACATGGGGTGCTCCTGTTCACCTGAATAATCCGTTTAATATTCACCGCAGCAACCAGGTTTTTACGGCTTTGCCGGATGGTTCTCTCTTTATTAAAGGAGGCAGGCAAAAGGATACCAAAGGATTTTCCATAGTGACCGGTGGCTCACTTGCTGAAATTGAAGTTCCGGGTTTTAAAGAAATGAATAAGGGCCGATTCTATGGGGCCAGCATGTCGTCCGATAAGAAGCATATGATCATTTTTCTTGGTGAGATGACGAACAGCACACGCAGTAATTTATATGTAAGCAACCTGGGTGCGGATGGTAAATGGTCGCGCCCGGTAAAATTGAATATCAGCACACGCGATGATGACTTCGGTCCGTTTATCGGCCCCGATGACAAAACCCTGTACTTTGCCAGCGATAGAAATGTTCCCGGAAAATTTGGGAAGTCGGATATTTACAAGACCACACGCCTGGACGACTCCTGGCAAAAATGGAGTGAACCAGTGAACATGGGTTCACCCATCAACACGGCTGCCGGTGAAATGTATTTCTGCATCGATAAAACCGGTAATGTATTTATGAGTCGCTCGGTAATTGGTGGAGATGGCGGAACGCTTGATTTATGGAAGCTTGTGCCTCGCGATATTACCGTAAAAGTGGTGGGCACTATTTATAATGAGAAAACGCAACAGCCCATTGATGCGAACGTTCAGGTGAAGCCGGCCGGATCGGAAGTGATTCAATTGCATGCGCAGGCAGATGGTAAATTCGAAACCAACATTCCTGAAGTAAGCGGTGTTTCGGTTTCAGCTTCCCGGGCTGAATTCCTGCCAAAAGATATTTCTATTCCGTTACCCGACCAACTCGGCAACGACACCACACTTTATGTTGACTTGTACCTGACGCCTATTGCGAAAAAATTATTACTGACAGGTACCGTGTATGATAACAAAACCATGAAACCTGTTTCAGCAAACCTGCAAATACAACTGAAGGAGGATCGGAGAGTGAACTTTTCAATGCGTGCTGGAAATGGAAAGTATGAGCAAGAGATTAAGCGGACGGGTTGGTATATGTACGTGGCCACTGCCGAAGGCTATGTAAACGCTACCGATAGCGTTGAAGTAATCAGTGAAGAAATAACACCGGTTATCAAGGACATCATTTTACAACCGATTGAAGTTGGCTTAACGGTGCGGTTGAAAAATATCTATTTTGATTTTGATAAGACCACCTTGAAATCCGAATCCTTTGTAGAACTGAATAAGGTGGTTGATTTTCTGAAACAAAATGCTTCCATTTCCATCCAGATTGAAGGCCACACCGATAGCAAAGGTTCGGATGACTATAACCTGAACCTTTCGCAAGGCCGTTCGCAGTCAGTGGTGGATTACCTGATCAGTCAGGGAATTGATGCTTCGCGTTTAAGTGCGCAAGGTTTTGGCGAGAGCACACCCATTGACACCAACGATACCGATGCCGGCCGTGCCAACAACCGCAGGGTTGAGTTTAGGGTGGTGAAGATGTAG
- a CDS encoding cytochrome B: protein MHTGLLHTHSLLRYFVLIMLVVVVIVSLLKWLGKKPYTKLDNKLGLYLFIFTHLQLLIGLILYFVSDVVQFNAGTMKNAELRYWAVEHLSLNLIAIVLITLARTTSKKMGDDTAKHRRMFVFNVLALIIIFVSLSMSGRGILIPGTF from the coding sequence ATGCATACCGGTTTATTACACACTCATTCGCTGTTGCGCTATTTCGTGCTGATCATGTTGGTTGTTGTGGTGATTGTTTCGCTGCTGAAGTGGCTGGGCAAGAAACCCTATACCAAACTCGATAATAAACTGGGACTTTACCTCTTCATTTTCACCCACCTGCAATTGCTGATCGGGCTAATACTCTATTTTGTGAGTGATGTGGTGCAATTTAATGCGGGCACCATGAAGAATGCTGAACTCCGGTACTGGGCTGTTGAACACCTTTCTTTAAACCTGATCGCCATTGTGTTGATTACCCTGGCGCGTACCACTTCTAAGAAAATGGGTGATGACACCGCCAAACACAGGCGCATGTTTGTGTTTAATGTGCTGGCCCTAATCATCATTTTTGTTTCACTCAGCATGAGTGGGCGAGGTATCCTGATTCCCGGTACGTTTTAA